One genomic segment of Occultella kanbiaonis includes these proteins:
- a CDS encoding WXG100 family type VII secretion target: MTFKANFEGIATAGADIVGGANKIEQQLADMDSQLQPLRADWTGAAAESYQTAKSQWSTAITDMKALLTEIGTAVGQGGQDYQSTENQNAARFQ, encoded by the coding sequence ATGACGTTCAAGGCCAATTTCGAGGGCATCGCCACCGCTGGCGCCGACATCGTCGGCGGCGCGAACAAGATCGAGCAGCAGCTCGCAGACATGGACTCCCAGCTCCAGCCGCTGCGCGCGGACTGGACCGGTGCGGCCGCCGAGTCCTACCAGACCGCGAAGTCGCAGTGGTCCACCGCGATCACGGACATGAAGGCTCTGCTGACCGAGATCGGTACCGCCGTGGGTCAGGGCGGGCAGGACTACCAGTCCACCGAGAACCAGAACGCCGCTCGCTTCCAGTGA
- a CDS encoding S8 family serine peptidase, whose translation MSASLFRRGLTAAAALTLGATLLIAAPVAPVYATSTSENCSTDSPALVAASPPAFDALGVREAWELATGAGVVVAVVDSGVNVANVHLREGVLPGVNLVRSTDPATTDAEGHGTVAASIIAARGVEGSGLVGVAPEAEILPVRVYYASSDEAQEQGVSLTADRIAAGIRWAAENGADVINVSLSTTENIPAMEEAVAVATANGALVVASAGNRDTSTVSEDVPRYPAAYPGVLGVSAVDVNGAWVAGASFAGEWVDVVATGQQVPSAFHWAGDCVQAPGDALPSSSWATAYTAGTAALVAQAHPDETPAQWAHRLMVTASRPQPAARDDQIGWGLVQPVAAIEFIDDGSAPGPPSPIHPAPEPAPAPTSGIDLSPIDDPMAPTRQIALWWLIGGVAFGALVVLIARLGTARRPGRR comes from the coding sequence GTGAGCGCCTCCCTGTTCCGGCGCGGGCTCACTGCCGCGGCCGCCCTGACACTCGGCGCAACCCTGCTGATAGCGGCGCCGGTGGCACCCGTGTACGCCACCAGCACCAGCGAGAACTGCTCGACGGACTCGCCGGCGCTCGTGGCCGCGTCGCCACCCGCGTTCGACGCCCTCGGGGTGCGGGAGGCCTGGGAGCTGGCCACGGGCGCCGGGGTGGTCGTGGCCGTGGTCGACTCGGGCGTCAACGTGGCCAACGTCCACCTCCGTGAGGGCGTGCTGCCCGGGGTGAACCTGGTCCGGAGCACGGACCCCGCGACCACCGACGCCGAGGGGCACGGCACCGTGGCCGCCAGCATCATCGCCGCCCGGGGGGTCGAGGGATCGGGCCTGGTGGGTGTGGCCCCCGAGGCAGAGATCCTGCCGGTCCGGGTCTACTACGCCTCCAGCGACGAGGCCCAGGAACAAGGGGTGTCGCTCACCGCGGACCGGATCGCCGCGGGGATCCGATGGGCGGCCGAGAACGGTGCCGACGTCATCAACGTCTCGCTGAGCACCACGGAGAACATCCCCGCGATGGAGGAAGCCGTTGCGGTCGCGACGGCGAACGGTGCCCTGGTCGTGGCCAGCGCGGGCAATCGGGACACCAGCACGGTGTCCGAGGACGTGCCCCGGTACCCGGCGGCCTACCCGGGCGTGCTCGGCGTCAGCGCGGTCGACGTGAACGGAGCCTGGGTGGCGGGTGCCTCGTTCGCCGGGGAGTGGGTGGACGTGGTCGCCACCGGCCAGCAGGTCCCGTCGGCCTTCCACTGGGCCGGTGACTGTGTGCAGGCACCGGGCGACGCGCTGCCGTCCTCGAGCTGGGCCACGGCCTACACCGCTGGCACGGCCGCTCTCGTGGCGCAGGCCCACCCCGACGAGACCCCTGCGCAGTGGGCGCACCGGCTCATGGTGACCGCGTCCCGACCGCAGCCCGCCGCCCGCGACGACCAGATCGGCTGGGGCCTGGTGCAGCCTGTCGCCGCCATCGAGTTCATCGACGACGGTTCGGCGCCCGGCCCACCCTCCCCGATCCACCCGGCGCCCGAACCGGCGCCCGCGCCCACCTCCGGCATCGACCTCAGCCCCATCGACGACCCGATGGCACCCACCCGCCAGATCGCGCTGTGGTGGCTGATCGGCGGCGTCGCGTTCGGTGCCCTTGTGGTGCTCATCGCTCGCCTCGGGACGGCCCGCCGCCCCGGCCGCCGCTGA
- the eccD gene encoding type VII secretion integral membrane protein EccD, which produces MTELSSGERALGQLLRVSVVAGDRRLDLAAPGGVPVAELVPGLARNLNLLDAATVFGGYRLVRQQGGPLEDARSLQAQGVQDGDVLTLTSGADIDEHRVYDDLVEAVADVVESDDKPWTPKDAATTAVLAAVALLVTGAILLFGAGPGSGSSAVFVPVTAALAAVLLLVSALVVERVGGPPAAPVALVQVAAVYGALAGFSALGATDPWGAGAAGAGGGAFVAGLLGLIALRERREYAIIPVTVGAVIGVAGAAMWFVDTPPPAAFAVAVAVAGVAGIGVPWVALATTPLQIVSARDDSEILADPGEIDRAQVSREYVRGHRYQVGLRIAVGVVMLIAAPVVVGSGLLGTLLMVVAFGGMILSVRETYSRSDIVAVMTIAIVGVVVTGVSAAVLHPEWRTGLTVAVGVVAAAVVGLTLISPKPRLWLGRLADGAELGCLAALLPLAALASGLA; this is translated from the coding sequence ATGACCGAACTTTCCAGCGGCGAGCGCGCGCTCGGCCAACTCCTGCGCGTCTCGGTCGTAGCCGGCGATCGGCGGCTCGACCTCGCGGCGCCCGGGGGTGTCCCGGTCGCCGAACTCGTGCCCGGTCTCGCCCGGAACCTCAACCTCCTCGACGCCGCGACCGTGTTCGGTGGCTATCGCCTGGTGCGGCAGCAGGGCGGCCCCCTGGAGGACGCTCGGAGCCTGCAGGCCCAGGGGGTCCAGGACGGTGACGTGCTCACCCTGACCTCCGGCGCGGACATCGACGAGCACCGCGTCTACGACGACCTCGTCGAGGCGGTCGCGGACGTCGTCGAGAGCGACGACAAGCCGTGGACGCCGAAGGACGCGGCGACGACGGCGGTGCTCGCCGCCGTCGCGCTGCTCGTCACCGGCGCGATCCTGCTCTTCGGCGCCGGGCCCGGCTCGGGCAGCAGCGCCGTCTTCGTCCCGGTGACGGCGGCTCTGGCCGCGGTGCTGCTGCTGGTCAGCGCGCTCGTGGTGGAACGCGTCGGCGGCCCGCCGGCGGCACCTGTAGCGCTGGTCCAGGTCGCGGCGGTCTACGGTGCGCTCGCGGGCTTCAGCGCCCTCGGTGCGACCGACCCCTGGGGCGCGGGCGCCGCCGGCGCCGGCGGCGGCGCGTTCGTCGCCGGCCTGCTCGGCCTGATCGCCCTGCGCGAGAGGCGTGAGTACGCGATCATCCCGGTGACCGTCGGGGCCGTGATCGGGGTTGCCGGCGCGGCCATGTGGTTCGTCGACACGCCCCCTCCCGCCGCGTTCGCCGTCGCCGTAGCGGTGGCGGGCGTCGCCGGGATCGGCGTGCCCTGGGTGGCGCTGGCGACCACGCCTCTGCAGATCGTGAGCGCCCGGGACGATTCCGAGATCCTGGCCGACCCCGGCGAGATCGACCGGGCCCAGGTCTCCCGCGAGTACGTCCGCGGCCACCGGTACCAGGTCGGCCTGCGGATCGCCGTCGGTGTGGTGATGCTGATCGCCGCGCCGGTCGTGGTGGGCTCCGGGCTGCTCGGGACCCTGCTGATGGTCGTGGCGTTCGGCGGCATGATCCTGAGCGTGCGTGAGACGTACTCCCGCTCGGACATCGTCGCGGTCATGACGATCGCGATCGTCGGGGTGGTCGTCACGGGGGTGTCGGCCGCCGTGCTGCACCCCGAATGGCGGACGGGGCTGACCGTGGCGGTCGGTGTCGTCGCCGCAGCCGTGGTCGGCCTGACGCTGATCTCGCCGAAGCCGCGGTTGTGGCTCGGCCGACTCGCCGACGGGGCCGAGCTCGGCTGCCTGGCCGCGCTGCTGCCGCTGGCGGCGCTCGCCTCCGGATTGGCGTGA
- a CDS encoding RDD family protein, producing MSVEVTERPTWAVQNGAGGAASDPARERSGRRVASGVLRRLAAYAVDLAAVAALIAAVYLPTRSLVLGGIVGAEAIGALVLWEARTGRTLGKSLLGIRAARSDGRYAPGLGRELIRAALLGAAHLVAFVGQFALIATAAADRSGRGQALHDRVARTAVLDLRPDAVGKSAPVPGLAPMPSTRAVPGGTAGGRDGGAQGLPPTGAPAWAAHGSPTTTPAGYAPGSAATSAQGMLGATPGPNAAPRQPAAAPGPAPVAPWERPRGPVPAQAGVPAERSPAAGAPSMPSSQPQPQPQPQRSPVQGGSAPGAPWAAAPPQYGQQGGQAQQSAPQGRGPQQPTPQGQPGLHGHPPQPGPVAQHGQLPPQQGQPDQQGHAPQQGGAAPQLPPQQYGRPAAPGQQAPVTGAPAGAAPVAGYAPATGRPAGPEPESRRARRVAEAAAPEAPGQQAAASAQLPEHTFYPRAVEPARVPGLTDAPAPGGGSERRGAAPSAVYVLTMDDGATVTVTGSGLLGRRPQAPAGERYDHLVAIDDPGRSLSRTHARIGIEDGELWVEDRGSANGTLVVAADGTQTRAFPGKRVTVPEDGSIELGERVITVARWES from the coding sequence ATGTCGGTCGAGGTAACCGAACGCCCGACCTGGGCTGTCCAGAACGGCGCCGGTGGGGCCGCGTCGGATCCGGCGCGCGAACGTTCGGGCCGGCGGGTGGCGTCCGGGGTACTCCGACGCCTCGCCGCGTACGCGGTGGACCTGGCTGCCGTCGCCGCGCTCATCGCGGCCGTCTACCTGCCGACCCGTAGCCTTGTGCTCGGCGGCATCGTCGGAGCCGAGGCGATCGGTGCCCTGGTGCTCTGGGAGGCGCGGACCGGGCGCACGCTGGGCAAGAGCCTGCTCGGGATCAGAGCCGCGCGATCCGACGGCCGGTACGCCCCCGGACTGGGTCGGGAACTGATCCGGGCCGCCCTGCTCGGTGCCGCACACCTGGTGGCGTTCGTGGGCCAGTTCGCGCTGATCGCGACCGCCGCCGCGGACCGGTCCGGTCGTGGCCAGGCGCTGCATGACCGGGTGGCCCGCACCGCCGTCCTCGACCTTCGTCCGGACGCGGTCGGCAAGTCGGCACCCGTGCCAGGACTCGCGCCGATGCCCTCGACGCGGGCTGTTCCCGGCGGAACGGCCGGCGGCCGTGACGGCGGCGCCCAGGGCCTGCCGCCGACGGGTGCGCCTGCATGGGCCGCGCATGGCTCACCGACGACCACCCCGGCCGGGTACGCCCCCGGCAGCGCCGCGACGTCCGCGCAGGGCATGCTGGGCGCGACGCCCGGACCGAACGCGGCACCACGCCAGCCCGCGGCAGCGCCCGGCCCAGCCCCGGTGGCACCGTGGGAACGGCCACGTGGACCGGTGCCCGCTCAGGCGGGAGTACCGGCCGAGCGCAGTCCCGCGGCGGGTGCGCCGTCGATGCCATCGTCGCAGCCACAGCCACAGCCGCAGCCGCAGCGGTCACCGGTCCAGGGCGGATCCGCGCCGGGAGCCCCGTGGGCGGCCGCTCCGCCGCAGTACGGGCAACAGGGCGGCCAGGCGCAGCAGAGTGCTCCGCAGGGCCGAGGCCCGCAGCAACCGACGCCTCAGGGACAGCCAGGTCTACACGGGCACCCGCCGCAGCCGGGGCCGGTGGCCCAGCACGGCCAGCTCCCACCGCAGCAGGGACAGCCAGATCAACAAGGGCACGCGCCCCAGCAAGGTGGGGCGGCGCCGCAGCTGCCACCCCAGCAGTACGGTCGGCCCGCCGCTCCAGGGCAACAGGCCCCGGTCACCGGTGCGCCCGCAGGAGCAGCGCCGGTCGCCGGGTACGCACCTGCGACCGGCCGGCCCGCCGGACCCGAGCCCGAGAGCCGTCGGGCCCGACGGGTCGCCGAGGCGGCGGCACCGGAGGCTCCCGGCCAGCAGGCCGCGGCGTCCGCGCAGCTCCCCGAGCACACGTTCTATCCCCGCGCCGTCGAGCCGGCCCGGGTGCCGGGTCTCACCGACGCGCCCGCACCCGGCGGCGGTTCCGAGCGGCGCGGCGCCGCGCCGTCGGCGGTGTACGTCCTCACCATGGACGACGGCGCGACGGTCACCGTGACCGGCTCCGGCCTGCTCGGGCGGCGTCCGCAGGCACCCGCGGGCGAGCGTTACGACCACCTCGTCGCGATCGACGACCCGGGCCGCTCGCTCTCGCGCACACACGCCCGGATCGGGATCGAGGACGGCGAGCTCTGGGTGGAGGACCGCGGCTCGGCGAACGGCACGCTGGTCGTGGCCGCTGACGGCACCCAGACGCGGGCGTTCCCAGGCAAGCGGGTGACCGTCCCGGAGGACGGATCGATCGAGCTCGGCGAGCGCGTCATCACGGTCGCCCGCTGGGAGAGCTGA
- a CDS encoding S8 family peptidase, with protein sequence MNLSRTRPALAAAATAALLVGLAAPSASADWDTSLGGLWYYSETGVSQAHQTATGAGVTIALLDSPVNLEVPTLAGADIQTQPDYVCPDDGTAFPGTSSGEEAEHGTAMAELLVGNGAEVGGFPSSQGVAPDATILSYVTVVNDRGCSGRVDESIRAAVAAGADIISMSFSGAFNVDNGEAFAEALRAGVVIVNAMPNDPPSELGWPATANGIVTVEAHDINSEILENPVVSPQLTVVSPGTEIVRTGWEGGAWNAQWLSSGTSEATAFTSGALALVKSAYPEATGNQLIQSLIRTTGGSAHEPARNDNTGYGLISVPALMATDPTTFEDVNPLIRDDPDAVPSAAQIAGTAGENPTDPDPAATSEGSDTDETSSLVPVIAGVAGVLVLLLIVGLVIGAARGRRKNRPISGPPGQQPYQPAGRQPYPPPGQQAGQPQSPPRQPPPTQHGGM encoded by the coding sequence ATGAACCTGAGCAGAACCCGCCCGGCGTTGGCCGCGGCCGCGACGGCCGCGCTCCTCGTCGGGCTCGCCGCGCCGTCGGCGTCGGCGGACTGGGACACGAGCCTCGGTGGCCTCTGGTACTACAGCGAGACGGGTGTCTCGCAGGCGCATCAGACCGCGACCGGCGCGGGCGTGACGATCGCGCTGCTCGACAGCCCGGTGAACCTGGAGGTCCCCACCCTGGCCGGCGCGGACATCCAGACCCAGCCCGACTACGTGTGCCCCGACGATGGCACGGCGTTCCCGGGCACGAGTTCCGGGGAGGAGGCCGAGCACGGCACCGCGATGGCGGAGCTGCTGGTCGGCAACGGAGCAGAGGTGGGCGGGTTCCCGAGCTCTCAGGGAGTCGCTCCGGACGCCACCATCCTCAGCTACGTGACCGTCGTGAACGACCGGGGCTGCAGCGGACGGGTCGACGAGTCGATCCGGGCCGCCGTGGCGGCCGGCGCCGACATCATCAGCATGTCGTTCAGCGGCGCATTCAACGTGGATAACGGTGAGGCGTTCGCGGAGGCGCTTCGCGCAGGGGTCGTGATCGTGAACGCCATGCCGAACGACCCGCCGAGCGAGCTCGGCTGGCCCGCGACCGCGAACGGGATCGTGACGGTCGAGGCACATGACATCAACTCCGAGATCCTCGAGAACCCAGTGGTGAGCCCGCAGCTCACCGTGGTCTCCCCCGGTACGGAGATCGTCCGTACCGGCTGGGAGGGCGGCGCCTGGAACGCCCAGTGGCTCTCGTCGGGGACCTCCGAGGCGACCGCGTTCACGTCCGGGGCACTGGCCCTGGTCAAGTCGGCGTATCCGGAAGCGACCGGCAACCAGCTCATCCAGTCGCTGATCCGCACCACTGGCGGGAGCGCGCACGAACCCGCCCGCAACGACAACACCGGCTACGGCTTGATCTCGGTACCGGCCCTGATGGCGACGGATCCGACCACGTTCGAGGACGTGAATCCGTTGATCCGCGACGACCCGGACGCGGTGCCCAGCGCCGCGCAGATCGCGGGCACGGCCGGCGAGAACCCCACCGATCCCGACCCGGCCGCTACGTCGGAGGGCAGCGACACCGACGAGACGTCCAGTCTGGTCCCGGTCATCGCCGGGGTCGCCGGGGTCCTGGTGCTCCTCCTCATCGTCGGCCTGGTCATCGGCGCCGCGCGCGGGAGACGTAAGAACCGGCCCATCTCGGGGCCGCCCGGTCAGCAGCCGTACCAGCCTGCTGGCCGGCAGCCCTATCCACCGCCCGGCCAGCAGGCCGGGCAACCACAGTCACCACCACGACAGCCACCACCTACCCAGCATGGAGGAATGTGA
- the rarD gene encoding EamA family transporter RarD, translating into MSTAQPTPDGVATSEHRRGLIAGACGYFLWGVLPIYFSLLASAGALEITAHRVVWSMLLCLLLLAVLGQWRTFTTLLRDRRTAGRLTLAAVLLAVNWITFLFGVLTDRVVDAALGYYVNPIITVLLAVLVLRERPRPAQWAAVGVAGAGVVVIAVGLGSFPWIATVLALTFAGYGLVKKTVGAKVPALPGLGVETLALTAPALGYLVYLTATGASTFGADGGGRVGPAGHAALLVASGVATTAPLLLFAAAARRLPLATLGLLQYITPTMQFLSGVLLFGEEMAPSRWAGFALVWVALVILTTDGLRLARRNSPRRGASD; encoded by the coding sequence GTGTCGACCGCCCAGCCCACGCCGGACGGCGTCGCGACGTCCGAGCACCGTCGCGGACTGATCGCGGGTGCCTGCGGATACTTCCTCTGGGGCGTGCTGCCGATCTACTTCAGCCTCCTCGCGTCCGCTGGTGCGCTGGAGATCACGGCCCACCGGGTGGTCTGGTCGATGCTGCTCTGCCTGCTCCTGCTGGCGGTCCTCGGCCAGTGGCGCACCTTCACAACCCTGCTCAGGGACCGTCGCACAGCCGGCCGGCTGACCCTCGCCGCGGTCCTGCTCGCCGTGAACTGGATCACCTTCCTCTTCGGCGTCCTCACCGACCGGGTGGTGGACGCCGCCCTTGGCTACTACGTGAACCCGATCATCACCGTGCTGCTGGCCGTGCTGGTGCTGCGCGAGCGACCGCGCCCGGCCCAGTGGGCGGCGGTCGGCGTCGCCGGTGCCGGGGTGGTCGTGATCGCCGTCGGGCTTGGCTCGTTCCCGTGGATCGCGACCGTCCTGGCGCTGACCTTCGCCGGCTACGGCCTCGTGAAGAAGACCGTCGGGGCGAAGGTTCCCGCACTGCCGGGCCTCGGCGTGGAGACCCTCGCCCTCACCGCACCCGCGCTCGGCTATCTGGTGTACCTGACCGCGACCGGGGCGAGCACCTTCGGGGCCGACGGCGGAGGTCGGGTCGGGCCGGCCGGGCACGCCGCGCTGTTGGTCGCCTCGGGCGTCGCGACGACGGCCCCGCTGCTGCTGTTCGCCGCCGCGGCCCGCCGGTTGCCGCTGGCGACACTCGGCCTCCTGCAGTACATCACCCCGACGATGCAGTTCCTGAGCGGGGTGCTGCTGTTCGGCGAGGAGATGGCCCCGAGCCGCTGGGCCGGGTTCGCGCTCGTCTGGGTCGCGTTGGTGATCCTCACCACGGACGGGCTACGGCTCGCCCGGCGCAACTCCCCGCGCCGAGGCGCGAGCGACTGA
- a CDS encoding WXG100 family type VII secretion target, whose translation MGQEVSAADGALARGARIVAESKVTLNGELSSLEGRLSGIGAQWQGQAATAFASLMERWRTDARKIISSLDTFEQNLQSSQSSYTASDEQASSAMSRLQGRLG comes from the coding sequence GTGGGACAGGAAGTCTCCGCAGCAGACGGTGCACTGGCGCGCGGCGCGAGGATCGTCGCCGAATCGAAGGTCACGCTGAACGGTGAGCTCTCCTCGCTCGAGGGTCGCCTCTCCGGCATCGGCGCCCAGTGGCAGGGTCAGGCCGCCACCGCGTTCGCTTCGCTCATGGAGCGCTGGCGCACGGACGCTCGCAAGATCATCAGCAGCCTCGACACGTTCGAGCAGAACCTGCAGTCGTCGCAGAGCAGCTACACCGCCTCCGACGAGCAGGCGAGCTCGGCCATGTCCCGCCTCCAGGGCCGTCTCGGCTGA
- a CDS encoding FAD-dependent oxidoreductase, translating into MPSNTRLRVAIVGAGPAGIYAADILSKTDLDVDIDLFERLPAPFGLVRYGVAPDHPRIKAIIVALYKVLQRGDIRLIGNVDFGADVDLAELREYYDAIIFSTGAIKDADLRIPGVELDGSYGAADFVSWYDGHPDVPRTWPLEAQKVAVLGVGNVALDVARILAKHVEDLMPTEVPDNVVEGLRTSPVTDVHVFGRRGPAQVKFTPLELRELGHVPDVDIVVYPEDFDFDAGSEEAIRSSNQTKQVVKTLTDWTLREESELTASRRIHLHFLHRPAEILGADGKVTGIRTERTELTGDGSVRGTGEFVEFDVQAVYRAVGYFGSPLAGLPFDEAAGVIPNDGGRVLDNHGRHIPGTYATGWIKRGPVGLIGHTKSDANETIRHLVDDVAGGAVPSAPKRDPRAILDRLEADGVPFTTWQGWELLDAYERSLGEEQGRERIKVVPREHMTEISRQAHAPA; encoded by the coding sequence GTGCCCAGCAACACCAGGCTGCGTGTCGCCATCGTGGGAGCCGGCCCCGCCGGGATCTACGCGGCCGACATCCTCTCCAAGACCGACCTCGACGTCGACATCGACCTGTTCGAGCGGTTGCCCGCCCCGTTCGGTCTGGTGCGCTACGGCGTCGCCCCGGACCACCCCCGGATCAAGGCCATCATCGTGGCCCTGTACAAGGTGCTTCAGCGCGGGGACATCCGCCTGATCGGCAACGTGGACTTCGGCGCCGACGTCGACCTCGCGGAACTGCGCGAGTACTACGACGCGATCATCTTCTCCACCGGGGCGATCAAGGATGCCGACCTGCGGATCCCGGGTGTCGAACTGGACGGCAGCTACGGCGCCGCGGACTTCGTGTCCTGGTACGACGGGCACCCGGACGTGCCCCGGACGTGGCCGCTGGAGGCCCAGAAGGTCGCCGTGCTCGGCGTCGGGAACGTGGCGCTCGACGTCGCCCGGATCCTGGCCAAGCACGTCGAGGACCTGATGCCCACCGAGGTGCCGGACAACGTCGTCGAGGGTCTGCGCACCAGCCCCGTCACCGACGTGCACGTGTTCGGGCGCCGTGGGCCGGCACAGGTGAAGTTCACACCGCTGGAGCTGCGCGAGCTCGGCCACGTGCCGGACGTGGACATCGTGGTCTACCCCGAGGACTTCGACTTCGACGCCGGCTCGGAGGAGGCGATCCGGTCCTCGAACCAGACCAAGCAGGTCGTCAAGACCCTCACGGACTGGACCCTGCGCGAGGAGTCGGAGCTGACCGCGTCCCGCCGGATCCACCTGCACTTCCTGCACCGGCCGGCGGAGATCCTCGGTGCCGACGGGAAGGTCACCGGTATCCGTACCGAGCGCACCGAACTCACCGGTGACGGTTCCGTTCGCGGCACCGGGGAGTTCGTGGAGTTCGATGTGCAGGCCGTCTACCGCGCGGTCGGGTACTTCGGCTCACCGCTGGCCGGGCTGCCGTTCGACGAAGCCGCCGGGGTGATCCCCAATGACGGTGGCCGGGTCCTCGACAACCACGGCCGGCACATCCCCGGTACCTACGCGACCGGTTGGATCAAGCGCGGCCCGGTCGGGCTGATCGGGCACACGAAGTCCGACGCCAACGAGACCATCCGGCACCTCGTCGACGACGTGGCCGGCGGCGCCGTGCCGAGTGCCCCGAAGCGTGACCCGCGGGCCATCCTGGACCGGCTCGAAGCGGACGGCGTGCCCTTCACCACCTGGCAGGGCTGGGAACTGCTTGACGCCTACGAGCGTTCTCTGGGTGAGGAGCAGGGCCGGGAACGGATCAAGGTCGTGCCGCGCGAGCACATGACCGAGATCTCCCGCCAGGCCCACGCCCCCGCCTGA
- a CDS encoding AAA family ATPase gives MGRVLLMCGPAGSGKSTLARALEERGLVRLSFDQTAWDRGLRAMPLPERAHREIESQLRDRLVTLVGRGDAVVLDFSFWSRRMRADYRALLRPLGVEPVTIHVATDRATALQRVRDRLAGHGDDFRLSEGLAAAYFDQFEAPTPDEGPLVITAGDDPPERQLAAIEEVIGQVPRSVARASARGVAPGEP, from the coding sequence GTGGGCCGGGTCCTCCTCATGTGTGGCCCGGCCGGGTCCGGCAAGTCGACCCTGGCCCGAGCCCTCGAGGAGCGGGGCCTGGTGCGGCTGTCGTTCGACCAGACCGCCTGGGACCGTGGCCTCCGCGCCATGCCGTTGCCGGAGCGGGCGCACCGGGAGATCGAGTCGCAGTTGCGGGATCGGCTTGTCACCCTGGTGGGCCGTGGCGACGCCGTGGTCCTGGACTTCTCGTTCTGGTCACGTCGGATGCGCGCGGACTACCGGGCGCTGCTCCGCCCGCTCGGGGTGGAGCCGGTGACGATCCACGTGGCCACGGACCGGGCCACCGCGCTCCAGCGGGTCCGAGACCGCCTCGCCGGGCACGGTGACGACTTCCGACTGTCCGAGGGCCTGGCGGCCGCCTACTTCGACCAGTTCGAGGCCCCGACGCCCGACGAAGGGCCGCTCGTGATCACGGCGGGCGACGACCCTCCGGAGCGGCAGCTCGCGGCGATCGAGGAGGTCATCGGCCAGGTGCCGAGGTCAGTCGCTCGCGCCTCGGCGCGGGGAGTTGCGCCGGGCGAGCCGTAG
- the eccB gene encoding type VII secretion protein EccB: MATKKELIAAQNFSRRRLLTAFVSGAPGGRELEPAKPLVGVVAGAVLSVLVVVGSLIAGFFTGSLPDGWEDSSLVVVDTGARYVARGGTLYPVANITSAQLLATGEDGELLVVQASEDDLAGLPRSSVMVGIEGAPDALPTPDSLINVGWWACALDVERTWVDLDSAHAGVEDPRGALVVVDGAYYYISGGYRYLVAEQDLTALSLFLGFSATGAYEVSARWLNLFTEGTPIERLSVPGAGDPLPGPAAEIGGELEVGSVVRLRSASGDTGAVHVFTADGALVELSAVALELYYMGTGLTPDDVVTLDNSEVQQVPIEDSAGLVPVDWPTQPLPAVEGELQPCAQLVAEDDPAAAGAPSSVALVAAPPPEDGDGEVSVAPGAGALVQLDGGGTQGGYALIDERGRMYPIPVTSTDVILLLGYGEVEIPRVSQFWAALFPAGPTLTVEAASEGMSAAGPS, translated from the coding sequence GTGGCCACCAAGAAGGAACTGATCGCTGCCCAGAACTTCAGCCGACGGCGGCTGCTCACCGCGTTCGTGAGCGGCGCCCCGGGTGGGCGCGAGCTCGAGCCGGCGAAGCCGCTCGTCGGTGTCGTCGCCGGCGCCGTGCTCAGTGTGCTGGTGGTGGTCGGGTCCCTGATCGCAGGCTTCTTCACCGGCAGTCTCCCGGACGGGTGGGAGGACAGCTCGCTCGTCGTGGTGGACACCGGGGCCAGGTACGTCGCCCGCGGCGGCACCCTGTACCCGGTCGCCAACATCACCAGCGCGCAACTGCTCGCCACCGGTGAGGACGGGGAACTGCTCGTGGTGCAGGCCAGCGAGGACGACCTCGCCGGTCTGCCGCGCAGCTCGGTGATGGTCGGGATCGAGGGTGCGCCCGATGCGCTGCCCACGCCCGACTCGCTCATCAACGTCGGCTGGTGGGCGTGCGCGCTCGACGTCGAACGCACCTGGGTGGATCTGGACTCCGCGCACGCCGGGGTCGAGGACCCCCGCGGCGCCCTGGTCGTCGTCGACGGCGCCTACTACTACATCAGCGGCGGCTACCGGTATCTGGTCGCCGAGCAGGACCTCACCGCGCTCAGCCTGTTCCTCGGGTTCTCCGCCACCGGCGCCTACGAGGTCTCCGCCCGGTGGCTCAACCTGTTCACGGAGGGCACCCCGATCGAGCGGCTCAGTGTGCCTGGTGCCGGTGACCCGCTGCCCGGCCCGGCCGCCGAGATCGGCGGTGAGCTCGAGGTGGGCAGCGTGGTGCGGTTGCGCAGCGCCAGCGGCGACACCGGCGCGGTGCACGTGTTCACCGCGGACGGCGCCCTGGTCGAGCTGAGCGCCGTGGCCCTCGAGCTGTACTACATGGGCACCGGGCTCACCCCGGACGACGTCGTCACCCTGGACAACTCCGAGGTGCAGCAGGTGCCGATCGAGGACTCGGCCGGACTGGTGCCGGTGGACTGGCCCACGCAGCCGCTGCCGGCGGTGGAGGGCGAGCTGCAGCCGTGCGCCCAGCTCGTGGCCGAGGACGACCCAGCCGCCGCAGGCGCGCCGAGCAGTGTCGCGCTCGTGGCCGCGCCGCCGCCGGAGGACGGTGATGGCGAGGTGAGCGTCGCGCCCGGCGCCGGCGCGCTGGTCCAGCTGGACGGTGGCGGCACCCAGGGTGGCTACGCCCTGATCGACGAGCGTGGCCGGATGTACCCGATCCCGGTGACCAGCACGGACGTGATCCTCCTGCTCGGCTACGGCGAGGTGGAGATCCCGCGCGTCTCCCAGTTCTGGGCGGCGCTGTTCCCCGCCGGGCCCACGCTCACCGTGGAGGCCGCCAGTGAGGGCATGAGCGCCGCCGGGCCGTCGTGA